A genomic window from Prunus persica cultivar Lovell chromosome G2, Prunus_persica_NCBIv2, whole genome shotgun sequence includes:
- the LOC18785527 gene encoding uncharacterized protein LOC18785527 translates to MANQHSSCSSSLGSPVLLVLLLLLLSPTVLAKSRRPISDMETRQKKNQCYADIESGLWGWQCKASLIAKENCAVRCLSSTCYELVYESDPLEEGEKDLVRGQEFKYCMHKLSLGESLEGIKGSFNY, encoded by the exons atggCGAATCAACATTCTTCATGTTCTTCCTCGCTCGGAAGTCCAGTgcttttagttttgttattgttgttgttatctCCCACAGTTCTCGCCAAGTCTCGTCGCCCAATCTCT GATATGGAGACGAGGCAAAAGAAGAACCAATGTTATGCAGATATTGAGAG CGGATTGTGGGGTTGGCAATGCAAGGCTTCTTTGATAGCAAAAGAGAATTGTGCTGTGCGATGCCTTTCTTCAACTTGTTATGAGCTTGTCTACGAGAGTGATCCG CTTGAAGAAGGAGAGAAAGATCTAGTTAGGGGCCAAGAGTTCAAGTACTGTATGCACAA GTTATCTTTGGGAGAAAGCCTTGAGGGTATCAAGGgttcatttaattattaa
- the LOC18787032 gene encoding SKP1-like protein 1A, whose protein sequence is MASVEMKKITLKSEDGEIFEVEEAVAMQSQTIRHMVEDDCADGPIPLQNVTSNIVAKVIEYCKKHHEEDADGEKNKEDIKKWDVEFVKVDQSTMFDLILAANYLNVKSLLDLTCQTVADMINGKTPEEIREIFNIKNDFTPEEEKEVRNENQWAFE, encoded by the coding sequence ATGGCCTCCGttgagatgaagaagataacCCTAAAGAGCGAAGACGGTGAGATCTTTGAGGTGGAGGAGGCTGTGGCCATGCAGTCGCAGACCATCAGGCACATGGTGGAGGACGACTGCGCCGATGGCCCAATACCTCTGCAGAACGTGACTAGCAACATCGTAGCGAAGGTGATCGAGTACTGCAAGAAGCACCATGAAGAGGATGCTGATGGCGAGAAGAACAAAGAGGACATTAAGAAATGGGATGTTGAGTTCGTGAAGGTGGACCAGAGTACTATGTTTGACTTAATCTTGGCTGCAAACTATCTCAATGTCAAGAGCCTGCTGGATTTGACTTGCCAGACTGTGGCGGACATGATCAATGGAAAGACACCTGAAGAGATTCGTGAGATCTTCAACATCAAAAATGACTTCACgcctgaagaagaaaaggaggtTCGTAACGAGAACCAATGGGCATTTGAGTGA
- the LOC18787350 gene encoding probable pectinesterase/pectinesterase inhibitor 51, whose protein sequence is MRTQIHNAPNDAMTTHHLRKPIKPIKLPCCSSSNKPKFLFLISMASFLFLALLSLTIFLSLTSAARNHQPPRSHVISPNPQIQQACKATRFPDSCQASLAGLVTNPNTTPIQIIQSAIQVSTDGLQTAQKMVKSILDSSAGNENRTTAAKNCLDVLHNSEYRISLSTDSLSRGSIRNARASMSAALLYQYDCWSALKYANDTQMVNQTMSFLDSLTGKSSNALSMMFSYDNFGNDTKSWAPPKTERDGYWERVEGGGSGQEVRFGVPSGLKADVTVCKEESEKCYRTVQEAVKAAPDNAGAKKFVIRIKAGVYDEIVRVPLEKRNVVFLGDGMGKTVITGSLNVGQPGISTYNTATVGVLGDGFMASGLTIQNTAGPDVHQAVAFRSDSDLSVIENCEFLGNQDTLYAHGNRQFYKSCNIQGNVDFIFGNSAAVFQDCNILVRPRQQKPEKGENNAVTAHGRTDPAQLTGFVFQNCLINGTEEYMKLYRSKPQVHKNYLGRPWKEYSRTVFINCNLEALITPEGWMPWSGDFALKTLFYGEVGNSGAGSDLSKRVSFSSKIPSERVNTYSVQNFIQGNEWIST, encoded by the exons ATGCGCACCCAAATTCATAACGCACCCAATGACGCCATGACCACCCATCATCTTCGAAAACCCATAAAACCCATCAAGCTACCATGTTGTTCTTCATCCAACAAACCCAAATTCCTCTTTCTCATTTCCATGGcctccttcctcttcctcgccctcctctccctcactatcttcctctctctcacctCCGCCGCCCGCAACCACCAACCGCCTCGCAGCCACGTCATCTCCCCCAACCCTCAGATCCAGCAAGCCTGCAAAGCCACGCGCTTTCCCGACTCATGTCAGGCCTCCTTAGCCGGGCTTGTCACTAACCCGAACACCACCCCAATCCAGATCATCCAGTCCGCCATCCAGGTGTCCACCGATGGCCTGCAGACAGCGCAGAAGATGGTCAAGTCTATCCTAGACTCGTCCGCAGGCAACGAAAACCGCACTACAGCAGCTAAAAACTGCCTCGACGTCCTCCACAACTCCGAGTACCGCATTTCGCTCTCGACCGACAGCCTGTCACGTGGAAGCATTAGAAACGCACGTGCCTCGATGAGCGCCGCGCTGCTCTACCAATACGACTGCTGGTCGGCCCTTAAGTACGCCAACGACACACAGATGGTCAACCAAACGATGTCATTTCTCGACTCCCTAACCGGAAAATCCAGCAACGCCCTCAGCATGATGTTCTCGTACGACAACTTCGGGAACGACACCAAGTCGTGGGCCCCTCCCAAGACCGAGCGCGACGGGTACTGGGAGCGGGTCGAGGGCGGAGGGTCCGGCCAGGAGGTTCGGTTCGGAGTGCCGTCGGGTTTAAAGGCGGACGTGACGGTGTGCAAGGAGGAGAGCGAGAAATGCTACAGGACGGTGCAGGAGGCGGTAAAAGCCGCACCGGATAACGCGGGAGCGAAGAAGTTCGTGATTCGTATTAAGGCTGGGGTGTACGACGAGATCGTGAGGGTGCCCTTAGAGAAGCGGAACGTGGTGTTTTTGGGCGACGGGATGGGCAAAACAGTAATTACCGGGTCGTTGAATGTGGGCCAGCCCGGAATTTCCACGTACAACACTGCCACAGTCG GAGTTCTTGGTGATGGGTTCATGGCCAGTGGCCTCACAATCCAGAACACAGCAGGCCCTGATGTCCACCAAGCAGTAGCCTTCAGATCAGACAGTGATCTCTCTGTAATTGAGAACTGTGAATTCTTAGGCAACCAGGACACTCTCTACGCACACGGCAACCGCCAGTTCTACAAGTCATGCAACATCCAAGGCAACGTTGATTTCATCTTTGGAAACTCAGCTGCGGTTTTCCAAGACTGCAACATCCTCGTCCGCCCTCGACAACAGAAACCCGAGAAAGGCGAAAACAATGCAGTCACCGCCCACGGCAGAACAGACCCCGCACAGTTGACAGGTTTTGTATTTCAGAACTGCTTGATCAACGGCACGGAAGAGTACATGAAGTTGTATCGCAGCAAGCCCCAAGTGCACAAGAACTACTTGGGGAGGCCATGGAAGGAGTATTCTAGGACAGTTTTTATAAACTGTAACTTGGAAGCTCTTATTACCCCAGAGGGATGGATGCCTTGGAGTGGGGATTTTGCTTTGAAAACCCTTTTCTATGGGGAAGTTGGTAATTCTGGAGCTGGCTCTGATTTGTCCAAGAGAGTGTCATTTAGCAGCAAGATCCCATCCGAACGTGTTAATACATATTCTGTGCAGAATTTTATTCAGGGAAATGAGTGGATTTCgacatga